TGCTTTTAACAAAATCAAAAGATAATATATCATATTATTGTGAGTATACTATATAGATTTTTATTTTTTATTTTAATGACATTAGCGCTTTGCTTTGGCTTTCTAAATAATTATATTGAAGGCTATAATTTTGAACGATTGCATATATTTTTATTTAATCTATGTTCTGGTGGCTCTATTATCATTCTCTACACCTCGAGATTTAAAATAAACAATTTAATTGTAATTTTCCTTTTAATTGCCTGTTTTTTATATACCTTATTTGCTTTTGAACATAGCTATTTATACTCATCGGTTTTTGCAATGATAATTTTTTTCATAACTGAATATATTAGGCATAAATATTTTGGTTCAATTTATAATTTTTTAAGAAGAATAAAGTTATCAACAAAATTTAACCATGCCTCCCTTCTTTGTTTATCTATTGGTCTAATTATATCAATATTCGCCATGATTAATGAACATTCCAATATATTTCATTTAGAAAAATTAAACCTTAATACTTTTTTCTTGGGGTTTTCTTTTCCAATTTCACTTATCACCTTTTCAGTTATATTCAAACTAATTGAGAGTAATTTAGGGAATAAAGATTTAATTGCAAAAATTATTTTTTGGGTTATAAATTTAGGGGTTATTATTTTTTTTATTTTTATCTTAATTGGATCAACTCTATTAGAGCTTATTATATCATCTATCTTGTCAATTGCTGTGTTAAGTGTTTTTATTATTTTTTTTAAGTTGTGTAAAAATATACAACAAAAATATTTTATCCTATCAGGTATGTTTTTTTTAATATGTACTGCTGTAACAGGCATATTATACATATTATGCAACATATATTTTTCACATAATAAACAGTTGTTGGATAATATATTGGCTTATCACCGTTTTATATCATTATACGGTTGGAATTTAAGTGGCTTAGCAGTAATTGTTAGGTTTAATGATTTTCCAATTAAATTAAACTCGGTGGGTGTGATATCTTTACATTGGCTTACAGTTGCAATATTAGCCCCAATATCATTAAACTCAACAATTTTACCACCTTTAACTGTTACTTGTTATGCTATCTTTTTGTTTCTTATTTTTTTTAGTAAACCAAATAAAAAAATTAAAATAAATAAGGGGTTAAAAATGTGTTAGATTGAAATTAAATTAGCTAATATTTTTATTAAGCCTAAGAAGGCTTACAGCTATTGCAGCTGCTCCCTCAAGCCTTCCTATGAAGCCCATATTTTCGTTACTTTTTCCTTTTATTGATATTGCGTTTATTGGTAATACTAAATAGTGTGCCAACACTTCTTTCATTTTGTTTGTGTAGGGGCTTATTTTTGGTGTTTCTGAGATAAAAACTACATCAGTATTTATTATATTATAACCTGCCCCAACAATTAAAGTATGCACTTTCTTTAAAAGTGTTAATGAGCATATGTTTTTATACTCAGGTGAATTATCAGGGAATAATTCCCCAATATTTTTATTTAAGGTTGGTGAGACAAGGGAGTCAATAATAGCATGTACTATGACATCCCCATCTGAATGTCCCTCTAATCCCCAATCATGTTCAATCCTTATACCACCTAAAATAAGGGGTTTGTTTTTAACAAATCTATGGGAGTCGTAACCTATTCCTATTTTCATAAATAATTGTATTGTAAATTTGTCTATATATCCTATACTAAAAAAATTCAAAAGAGAATATATAATATTTAGGAGGAATGAATGAATAGTACACTGGCTATAATTAAACCTGATGCCTTTAAAGCTAATTATACTGGGAAAATAATTGACATAATACTAAAAAATGAATTTTTTATAAAGGCCATGAAATTAGTAAAATTAAGTGAAATTGAGGCAAAGGGCTTTTATCAAGTGCATAGAGAAAAACCTTTTTTTAATGATTTAATAAAATTTATGACTTCAGGACCATCTATTGTAATGGTTTTAGAAAAGGAAAATGCTGTAGAAGAGTGGCGAGCATTGATGGGGGAAACAGATCCAAAGAAAGCCAAAGAAGGTACAATTAGAGCG
This is a stretch of genomic DNA from Deferribacterota bacterium. It encodes these proteins:
- the ispF gene encoding 2-C-methyl-D-erythritol 2,4-cyclodiphosphate synthase — protein: MKIGIGYDSHRFVKNKPLILGGIRIEHDWGLEGHSDGDVIVHAIIDSLVSPTLNKNIGELFPDNSPEYKNICSLTLLKKVHTLIVGAGYNIINTDVVFISETPKISPYTNKMKEVLAHYLVLPINAISIKGKSNENMGFIGRLEGAAAIAVSLLRLNKNIS
- the ndk gene encoding nucleoside-diphosphate kinase yields the protein MNSTLAIIKPDAFKANYTGKIIDIILKNEFFIKAMKLVKLSEIEAKGFYQVHREKPFFNDLIKFMTSGPSIVMVLEKENAVEEWRALMGETDPKKAKEGTIRALYGHDIEKNAVHGSDSNENAHNEIAYFFPQIDLL